A window of Amycolatopsis australiensis contains these coding sequences:
- a CDS encoding DUF2255 family protein, which produces MTWDNDVLDRLGSTPELHITSLREDGTARRWTPIWVVRVGDELYIRSAYGSEGGWYRNAMKNRAARIRANGVETDVTLTPEPSANTEVDAAYRAKYRSQPSSLEPMLAPAAAGSTVRLDAAG; this is translated from the coding sequence ATGACCTGGGACAATGACGTGCTCGACCGCCTCGGCTCGACGCCGGAGCTGCACATCACGAGCCTGCGGGAGGACGGCACCGCCCGCCGCTGGACACCGATCTGGGTCGTCCGTGTGGGTGACGAGCTGTACATCCGCTCCGCCTACGGTTCCGAAGGCGGCTGGTACCGCAATGCGATGAAGAACCGGGCCGCGCGGATCCGGGCGAACGGCGTCGAGACCGACGTGACCCTCACGCCCGAGCCGTCGGCGAACACCGAGGTCGACGCCGCCTACCGGGCCAAGTACCGGAGCCAGCCGAGCTCGCTGGAGCCGATGCTCGCCCCGGCGGCGGCCGGGTCCACCGTG
- a CDS encoding helix-turn-helix domain-containing protein → MEIAKDIREFLMTRRAKITPEQAGLVAGGRRRVAGLRREEVASLAGVSAEYYVQIERGHVAGVSDEVLHAIATALQLDDVETAHLFDLARAATRRKRPTRARPSVPESVQALLDSMVTAPAIVQNGHLDIVAANALGRVLYGDVFARATGAPNLARFIFLDGRADELFPDWAKAADDSVALLHVEAARSPYSKAVTGLVGDLATRSDEFRTRWAAHDVVAHRRGTKRFRHPVVGELTLRFEALEVTSAAGLTLIGYTAEPGSPSAEALQLLASWTATEIAPEKERHDLGQ, encoded by the coding sequence ATGGAGATCGCCAAGGACATCAGGGAGTTCCTGATGACGCGCCGCGCGAAGATCACTCCTGAGCAAGCCGGGCTCGTCGCCGGTGGCCGCCGGAGGGTGGCGGGCCTGCGCCGCGAGGAAGTCGCGAGCCTGGCCGGCGTGAGCGCCGAGTACTACGTCCAGATCGAGCGCGGGCACGTCGCCGGCGTCTCCGACGAGGTCCTGCACGCGATCGCCACCGCCCTGCAGCTCGACGACGTCGAGACGGCGCACCTGTTCGACCTGGCGCGCGCGGCCACCCGGCGCAAGCGGCCCACCCGGGCGCGGCCGTCGGTGCCGGAGAGCGTCCAGGCGCTCCTGGACTCGATGGTGACCGCCCCGGCGATCGTCCAGAACGGGCACCTCGACATCGTCGCCGCGAACGCGCTCGGCCGGGTGCTCTACGGCGACGTCTTCGCCCGCGCGACCGGCGCGCCGAACCTGGCGCGGTTCATCTTCCTGGACGGCCGGGCGGACGAGCTCTTCCCCGACTGGGCGAAGGCCGCCGACGACTCGGTGGCGCTGCTGCACGTCGAAGCGGCGCGCTCGCCGTACTCGAAAGCGGTCACCGGCCTGGTCGGCGACCTGGCGACCCGCAGCGACGAATTCCGCACGCGCTGGGCCGCCCACGACGTGGTCGCCCACCGGCGCGGGACCAAGCGGTTCCGCCACCCGGTGGTCGGCGAGCTGACGCTGCGCTTCGAGGCCCTGGAGGTCACGAGCGCCGCGGGGCTCACCCTGATCGGCTACACCGCGGAGCCGGGCTCGCCGTCCGCGGAGGCCCTGCAGCTGCTGGCGAGCTGGACCGCGACCGAGATCGCCCCCGAAAAGGAACGCCATGACCTGGGACAATGA
- a CDS encoding alpha/beta hydrolase — protein sequence MEAITFPNGPITMAGNLYLPEGFDPKGSYAAIVTVHPGGGVKEQTAGLYASKLAERGFVALAYDASYQGDSGGEPHFLEDPAARVEDVRAAVDHLQTLDYVDSGRIGVLGICAGSGYAVSATMTDHRIKALTTVSAVNIGSAYRKGWFGTDADSAAVPTLEAAAQQRTAEAGGADAAYIPYVPAETDENTPRDMVEAHDYYLTPRAQHPNAQNKKLFTKSISRIFAFDAFHLVEDLLTQPVLMVAGSEAGSLWHTTELHAKVRSPKKLVVVDGGTHMDFYDVPQYVKRAVEEAVPFFTENLSE from the coding sequence GTGGAGGCCATCACCTTCCCCAACGGCCCGATCACCATGGCCGGGAACCTCTACCTGCCCGAGGGTTTCGACCCGAAGGGCAGCTACGCCGCGATCGTCACCGTTCACCCCGGCGGGGGAGTGAAGGAGCAGACCGCGGGCCTGTACGCGAGCAAGCTGGCCGAGCGGGGTTTCGTGGCCCTCGCCTACGACGCGTCCTACCAGGGCGACAGCGGCGGCGAGCCGCACTTCCTGGAAGACCCGGCGGCCCGCGTCGAAGACGTCCGCGCCGCGGTGGATCACCTGCAGACGCTGGACTACGTCGACTCGGGGCGCATCGGCGTCCTCGGCATCTGCGCCGGCAGCGGGTACGCGGTCAGCGCGACCATGACCGACCACCGGATCAAGGCCCTCACCACGGTCAGCGCCGTCAACATCGGCAGCGCGTACCGCAAGGGCTGGTTCGGCACCGACGCCGACTCCGCCGCGGTGCCCACCCTCGAAGCCGCCGCCCAGCAGCGCACGGCCGAGGCCGGGGGCGCCGACGCCGCGTATATCCCGTACGTGCCCGCGGAAACCGACGAGAACACCCCGCGCGACATGGTCGAGGCGCACGACTACTACCTGACGCCGCGCGCGCAGCACCCCAACGCGCAGAACAAGAAGCTGTTCACCAAGAGCATCTCGCGGATCTTCGCGTTCGACGCCTTCCACCTGGTGGAGGACCTGCTGACGCAGCCGGTCCTGATGGTCGCGGGCAGCGAGGCGGGGTCGTTGTGGCACACCACCGAGCTGCACGCGAAGGTGCGTTCGCCGAAGAAGCTCGTGGTCGTCGACGGCGGCACCCACATGGACTTCTACGACGTGCCGCAGTACGTGAAGCGGGCCGTCGAGGAGGCAGTGCCGTTCTTCACCGAGAATCTGTCCGAATAA
- a CDS encoding nitroreductase family protein — protein sequence MDFRKLVSERWSCRAYLPDQVPDDVMREMFEIAQQTASWCNTQPWQVHVTKGDATRRFAESLTEYVKTHEEAPDLGMPSGYHGVYRDRRRPPGTRSTPAWESGRRTGTPACGNG from the coding sequence ATGGACTTCAGGAAGCTGGTCAGCGAGCGCTGGAGCTGCCGGGCGTACCTGCCCGACCAGGTGCCGGACGACGTCATGCGCGAGATGTTCGAGATCGCGCAGCAGACGGCCTCCTGGTGCAACACCCAGCCCTGGCAGGTCCACGTGACGAAGGGCGACGCGACCCGGCGGTTCGCCGAGAGCCTGACCGAGTACGTGAAGACCCACGAAGAGGCGCCGGACCTGGGCATGCCGAGCGGCTACCACGGCGTCTACCGGGATCGGCGGCGGCCGCCGGGTACGCGCTCTACGCCAGCCTGGGAATCCGGAAGGAGGACTGGGACGCCCGCGTGCGGCAACGGCTGA
- a CDS encoding nitroreductase — MRQRLKNFEFFGAPHVAIVTTDRDQGTYGAIDCGGYVANLLLAARSLGVATIPQAAIAMYAGHVRRHFGLPDDRLVVCAVSFGYADTSHPVNRFRTTRAAVDDTVVMVGG; from the coding sequence GTGCGGCAACGGCTGAAGAACTTCGAGTTCTTCGGAGCGCCCCACGTGGCGATCGTGACTACGGACCGCGACCAGGGAACGTACGGCGCGATCGACTGCGGTGGCTACGTCGCGAACCTGCTCCTGGCGGCCCGGTCACTCGGTGTGGCCACGATTCCCCAGGCAGCCATCGCGATGTACGCCGGCCACGTGCGGCGCCACTTCGGGCTCCCGGACGACCGGCTGGTCGTGTGCGCGGTGTCCTTCGGCTACGCCGACACATCCCACCCGGTCAACCGGTTCCGCACGACAAGGGCGGCAGTGGACGACACCGTCGTCATGGTCGGCGGCTGA